The Microbulbifer sp. YPW1 genome contains a region encoding:
- a CDS encoding response regulator transcription factor, whose product MNTCDDTASPARATADTPTGDIVLVVDDSPDTLSLINDTLEQAGIDVLVALDGSQALNIARRLRPDMILLDAVMPGLDGFETCRLLKADPELVSIPVIFMTGLTDSEDIVRGLESGGVDYLTKPIQPNELLARMKVHLNNARLTSSAHQALDSTGQFLCTVDAAGRMHWATPQTYALLSSAGAMEGALQQKMIADLKLWLSRGPGSGHKLKLDGLHKPLAVVFIEQRDGGTCLLKLVDDGGPAGEDILREKLSLTKRESEVLFWIGNGKTNREIGEILDVSPRTVNKHLEGIFSKLGVENRTAAAGIAIRALNPDS is encoded by the coding sequence ATGAATACCTGCGACGATACCGCAAGCCCAGCGCGGGCCACTGCGGATACGCCGACCGGCGATATCGTACTGGTGGTGGACGATTCGCCGGATACCCTGAGCCTGATCAACGACACACTGGAACAGGCCGGTATCGATGTCCTGGTGGCACTGGATGGCAGCCAGGCACTGAATATCGCACGGCGACTGCGACCGGACATGATTCTGCTGGATGCGGTAATGCCGGGGCTCGACGGGTTTGAGACCTGCCGCCTGCTCAAGGCAGATCCCGAACTGGTATCGATCCCGGTCATCTTCATGACCGGGCTGACGGACTCGGAAGATATCGTGCGCGGACTGGAAAGTGGTGGCGTCGACTACCTGACCAAGCCGATCCAGCCCAACGAACTGCTGGCGCGGATGAAGGTGCACCTGAACAACGCGCGCCTGACTTCGAGTGCGCACCAGGCCCTCGACTCTACTGGCCAGTTCCTGTGTACCGTGGATGCCGCCGGACGAATGCACTGGGCAACACCGCAGACCTATGCCCTGCTCAGCAGCGCCGGCGCCATGGAAGGTGCCCTGCAACAGAAGATGATTGCCGACCTGAAGTTGTGGCTCTCGCGCGGTCCGGGTAGCGGCCACAAACTGAAACTGGATGGGTTACACAAACCCCTGGCAGTGGTGTTTATCGAACAGCGCGACGGCGGCACCTGTCTGTTGAAACTGGTAGATGACGGCGGCCCTGCCGGCGAAGATATCCTGCGGGAAAAACTGTCACTGACCAAGCGGGAATCCGAGGTACTGTTCTGGATTGGCAATGGAAAAACCAACCGAGAGATCGGCGAAATTCTCGATGTGAGCCCGCGTACGGTGAACAAACATCTGGAGGGGATATTCTCCAAGCTCGGCGTAGAAAACCGTACCGCGGCGGCAGGCATTGCGATTCGGGCATTGAACCCTGACTCTTGA